GAGATCAGAGGGCGTACGAGAGGAACCAGTGGTAAAGCTCCGTAAGCGTGGCACCGGCTCAAATCTGGTGGATATGGGCCGGGTTGTAGCGCACAGTCTGCTCGTTGGGCGGGCTGACTCCGTAGCCGACTTGGCGTGTCGGTGGGGAGGCCACGGCGAAAGCCTGCGGCGTAACCGTGGCGATGCTGCCGGGGCAAAGCTGGGCGCCGGACTGATCGATCGATTCACCGTGAACACGGGAACCATCCCGCATCGCTCCCCGGGATCGGAATCCATCCGGGTTCTTGGGATAGATGCGTCGTCTGTCGAAGGCGCGGGATGGGGCGGAGGCCCCGTAGTAGTCCGAGCGGACGAGAGGTCCGTGCATGGCGAAGGGGGCCAGCAAGTCAGCAGTAAGGACGCTGGAATGCCGGGAGGCCGTTGGTGAATACCGACGAACTGGAATACGTCTTACTCAAGGCGGAACGCCGGGTACTGGAAATCCAGACCAAGCTGCACCGATGGGCCAGTGATGACCCTCATCGCAGGTTCGATGATCTGTACAACCTCGCCACGGACCCGGGCTTCCTGCTGGTGGCCTGGGATCGGGTGCGGAACAACAAGGGTGCGCGCACGGCGGGAGTGGATGGCGAGACCGCCTACTACATTGAGTCCGTGCGCGGGCTGGAGGGGTTCCTTTCGGAACTGCGGGATGATCTCAAGGCCCGCACCTTCCGGCCCCTACCGGCTCGGCGGCGCGCGATTCCCAAGGCTGGCGGCAAGGTCCGCTACCTGGGTATCGCGACCATCCGGGACCGGGTGGTCCAGGCGTCCTTGAAGCTGGTGCTGGAGCCGATTTTCGAGGCGGATTTCCTCCCGTGTTCCTACGGGTTCCGTCCGAATCGCCGGGCTCACGACGCGGTGGCCGAGGTGCACCATTTCGCATCCCGCTCGTATGAGTGGATTGTTGAGGGTGACATCAAAGCCTGTTTCGACGAAATCTCGCACTCTGCTCTCATGGATCGGGTGCGGGAACGAGTCGGAGACAAACGCGTCTTGGATCTGGTGAAGGCATTTCTGAAGGCGGGCATCCTCGATGAGGACGGCACGCTGGTGGATACCAGTGCCGGGACTCCGCAAGGGTCGATTCTTTCCCCGTTGCTGAGCAATGTGGCTCTCTCGGTCCTGGACGAGCATATCGCCCAAGGGCCGGGCGGCCCCGGAGCCAGCCCGTATGGAAGGGCCAAGCGACGCCGCCAAGGTCTGCCCAACTACCGTCTTGTGCGGTATGCGGACGACTGGTGCCTGCTTGTTTCGGGCACCGAGGCACACGCCGAAGCCCTGCGGGAAGAAATCGCAGGGATCCTCTCCACGATGGGCTTGCGCCTGTCGCCGGAGAAGACCCTGATTACCCATATCGACGAGGGCCTTGTCTTCCTCGGCTGGCGCATCCAGCGCCACCGGAAGCGAGGCACCGGCAAACAGTACGTCTACGTCTATCCGGCCAAGAAGGCCCTGGTGACCGTCATGGCCAAGGTGAAGGCGATCTGCCGGCGGAGTACGAACCTGTCGCTCGAAGACCTGCTGCGTCAGCTCAACCGGATGCTGCGGGGCTGGACCGCGTACTTCAAGTACGGATGCTCGAATGCGACTTTCAGTTATCTGAGGGCCTACCTCTGGAAGGAGATCATCAGATGGCAGGAGCGCAAGCATCGGCGCGTTCCTTGGAAGGTACTACGCCGACGCTACGGCATCTGGCCCGCCGAGGGCGGGATGGAATTGTTCGATCCGGCAAGAGTGAGCGCCAAGCGCTACTACTACCGGGGAACACGCATCCCGACACTTTGGCCGAGCACAGCATGAAATGAAGACCGACCCACGGGACTTGTGGAGAGCCCGGTGCGCTTAGCGGTGCACGCCGGGTTCGGGAGGCGACCCGGAGAAACGGGCTGGTTGTGAGGCCAGTACCGCGCTCCGGGTCGACCTCACTGTTTCGTGTGGAGGTGAGAGACCTTCGCCGCTGACCTGTCGTAGCAGGGAGGTGGAGCTGGGGACAGCCTGATCCGGGTGATGCCGGGGAGGGCGGGAGCGGCCCTGACAAAGCCGGGACGTGCCAGTACTGCCAGATGGTGCGGGTTCGGCGAGCGGGACGGAGAGGAGCACGCGAGGAACCGGCGTCTTTACGTCTCTTAACGATGACATCGGCTCGAACCTGGCGGATCTGGGCCGAAAGCGGTGCGAACCTGCCGCCGTTGGCGGCGGGGAACTTCTTGGCCGGTATTTCGAAGCCGTCCAGAAGGCCACGAGGAAGGACTACGGCGTACTCGTGGCGATGCCGCAGGGACACAGTCGGGCTCCTACTTCGACGAGCGAAACACAGTGAACACGGGAACCATCCGGTCTCAACTCCCCAACAGCGGGCCGCCAGTTCGGTGGCGGGGATAGGTGCATCGACCGCCGAACGGGCCGGGTGGGGCGGAGCCGCCGTAGTACTCCGAGCCGGGGAAAGCCCGGAGCATGGGGAAGGGCGGCAGCGGTATCGAGAAGGGAAGGACGCTGCAATGCCGAAAGACGCACCTCCGAATGGAGGTGCCACGCCGGACGCAGACCTCATCGGTCCGCGTCAGCAGGTATCGGAGATGCAGGCCAAGCTTCACCGTTGGGCGGTGGCCGATCCCGGCCGCCGGTTCGACGATCTGTTCAACTTCGTGCACGACCCGGCAACGCTGCAAGTGGCGTTCGACCGGGTCGCCGGCAACCGGGGAGCCAACACTCCCGGCATCGACGGCCTGAGTGCCACCGACGTCGAGGAGAGGATCGGTGTTCCCGGGTTCCTGGACGACCTTCGTGCCCAGCTCAGGCAGGGCACCTTCCGTCCGTTGCCGGTGCGGGAACGCAAGATTCCCAAGCCGGGCGGGTCGGGAAAGGTGAGGCGATTAGGAATCCCAGTGATCGCCGACCGGGTCGTCCAGGCCGCGCTGAAGCTGGTGCTGGAACCGATCTTCGAGGCCGACTTCAAGCCGGTCTCCTACGGGTTCCGGCCCAAGCGGCGGGCGCAGGACGCGATTGCCGAGATCCATTTCTATGCCACCCACGGCTACCGCTGGGTGCTGGACGCGGACATCGCGGCGTGCTTCGACGAGATCGACCACCCCGCGCTGATGGACCGGGTCCGGACGAGGATCAAGGACAAGCGGGTTCTGACACTGGTGAAGGCGTTCTTGAAGGCCGGTCTCCTGACGGAGCTCGGCGAATATCAGGACACCTTCACCGGCACGCCGCAAGGGGGCATCCTCTCCCCGCTCCTGGCCAACATCGCCCTGACGGTGCTCGACGAGCACCTGCACCGGGGATGGGAGCCAGGCGGAGAGCTGTCCACCGACTACCGTCGCGGCCGACGCCGGGCTATCGGTCTGCCGTCGTGGCGGCTGGTTCGCTACGCGGACGACTTCGTCGTCCTGGTCGACGGGACCAGGCAGGACACCGAGACACTGCGCGAGGAGATCGCCCAGGTGCTTGCTCCGATGGGGTTGCGGCTGTCACCGGCCAAGACCCAAGTGGTGCACCTGAGCGAGGGGTTCGACTTCCTGGGGTTCCACATCCAGTGGCGCCGCAAACGCGGAACGAACAAGTGGTACGTCTACACCTTCATCGCCGACCGGCCTCTTCGGTCGGTGAAGGCGAAGATCCGTCACCTCACCCACAGAACGTCGCAGCAGGACCTCGCCGTGGTGCTGATCAATCTCAACCGGATCACCCACGGCTGGGCCCACTACTTCAGGCATGCCGTCGCGAAACACATCTTCAGCAAACTGGACGACCTCGTCTGGTGGAGGCTCGTCCGGCTGCTGAGGACACGGCATCACTGGAACTGGTCGGACGTCCGCAGACGGCTCACCACCCCCACCGGGCGGTGGCTGCCAATCAGCGCGGACGGGATCAAGTTGCGGAAGATCAGCGCGATCCCGGTCACCCGGTATCGCTACCGCGGCAACAAGATCCCCAACCCCTGGGTCCCTGCACCCACCTGACGGCAGAGACCGTGGAGAGCCCGTTGCCTAGTAATAGGCACGGCGGGTTCGGCGAGAGGTCCGGGGAAACGGACCGGGAGCAATCCCGACAACGCGCCCCGGGCCTACTCAGCGACGAGGCCGGGCAGTCGATGACTCCGCCGCGCGCCAGGACCTGGGGCCGGATCGGCCAGACCCCGGTCGTGAGGGTGAGGGGCCGGGGCTCGGGGCGCATGTCGATGGCGGGTATGGCCTGCTACAAGCCGGGCCAGCGGTCCCGGCTGATCTACGCGATCCGCGAGTACCGGGGCCGCAAGGACGAGCCGAAGGGCTTTGGCTGGCGCGACTTCCGCGACCTCATCGTCCGCGCTCGCATCCAGCTAGGCGGACCGATCGTGCTGGTCTGGGACAACGTCCACCTGCACCTGACGGTCGGCATGCGCGAGTTCATCGACGCGAACGCCGAGTGGCTCACCGTGTTCCAGCTGCCCACTTACGCCCCGGACCTCAACCCGACCGAGGGCGTCTGGTCGCTGGTCAAGCGTGACATCGGCAACCTCGCTGCGGCCGACCTCGGCCAGATCACCCGCGCGGTGAAGCGCAAACTGAAGATGCTGCAGTACCGACCGGAGGCCATCGACGGCTGCCTCGCCGGAACCGACCTGGCCCTGGACCTGTGAGCATCGGGTCGACGGACCCGAAATTGGGCGAAGCTCAAATCTGCTGGTCAGCTACGGTGGCGGCATGACTGACAGCCTGCCCGAGGACGTAGCCGACGTGCTCGACCTCGTCCTGAACCCGGACGAGCCTATTCACGTCGTCCTCCGACGGCAGGTGCCTCAATTCAGGGTGCAATCCCGCTGTGAGTGCGGTTGCGGCACTGCCTACTTCGACCTTGACGCCGACGCGGTGGAGCCCGCGCCAACGGGCCCCGGCACCGTCGTGGCTGCCGACGTGCAGCTGTTCACCGAAACCGGCGAGTGCCCTGGCGAGGTCCTGGTCTTCGCGCAAGGCGGCTACCTCTCATGGCTGGAGGTCTGCTCTTGGAGCGATGACGTCGAGGTGAGTCTCGCCGCGGCGCGGCGCTGGCTACAGCCATCGTCCTGAACCCGAGCCGGTAACAGCCGGCGGTCTCGGACCCTGACGCCGTCACCACGAGCCGACCGACATCACGAGTTCAAGTTCAGTAGTGGTCGTAGGCGGTCAGTGAGCGAAGGACGGCCTGTCCTGTTTGGTCGTTGTGCCAGATCGCGGCGGTCATGGCGAGGATTCGCTGCATGACACGGGCGACGACGCCGCCTGGCGTGCGCCCTCGGTGCTGTTCGAGATCGAGTTGACCCTTGAAGGTCTCGTTGACCGACTCGATGACTTGCCGCAACGGCTTGAACAAGGGCGCTCCGGGCCGCTCGGGCTCGCCCTTGCGGGCTGGCTGGCCGCAGCAGCCGGATGTCCTGCTCGGCCAGCTCCTGCTCGAAGCCCCTTCCGAAGTAGTTCCTGTCGCCGATCATCGTCTGTCCGGGCCGGTCGGCAACCAGGCCGGGTTCGGCAGCGAGGAGGTCCAGCAGAGTCTCGCGCTCGTCGGCTTTTGCTCCGGTCAGCGCGAAGGCGACGGGCAGGCCCTGGAGAGTGAACACCAGGTGCAGCCGCAGGCCCCAGAAGAAGCGGCTGTGACTGGCGCAGTACCCGTACTCGGCCCATCCGGCCAGGTCGGAACGCTTGACGGTCTCGCGTGAACGGCCACATTCCACCGGTGTGGAGTCCACGATCCACACGTCGTCCCTCCACACCGAGGTGTCGGTAGCCAGCAGCCGGGCGATGCGCCGAAGCAGTCCGGCGCTCTTACTGGCTCTAACAAAAGCGGGTTGATCATGTGACTGTCTACTTGATCGCTCGTTGATGTGGGCATGGGGAAGCGTCAGTCGCGACCGTGGATCGTGTCGGATGAACTGTGGTTGCTCATCGAGCCGTTGCTGCCCGAGCGGCCCCCGAAGCAGGTCGAGGGCAGACCGCGAGTGCCCGATCGTCAAGCCCTGTGCGGGATCTTGTTCGTCCTGCACACCGGCATCCAGTGGGAGTACCTCCCGCAGGAGCTCGGCTTCGGATCGGGCATGACGTGCTGGAGGCGCCTGGCGGCCTGGAACGAGGCAGGCGTCTGGGACCAGCTGCATCAGTTGCTGCTGAACAAGCTGCGCTCGAAGAACCAGCTGGACTGGTCGCGGGCGGTGATCGATTCCTCCCATGTCCGGGCCGCGCGCAGGGGCCCAAAAGCGGGCCCAGCCCGGTCGACCGCGCACGCCCGGGCAGCAAGCACCACATCATCACCGACGGCCAGGGGGTCCCGCTCGCGGTGTCTTTGACCGGCGGAAACCGCAACGATGTCACCCAACTGCTGCCCCTGTTGGACAAGATCCCCGCAGTGGCCGGAGTCGTCGGGCGGCCGCGCAGACGGCCGGACATGCTCTTCGCCGACCGCGGCTACGACCACGACAAGTACCGACGGCTCTTGCGGCAGCGCGGCATCAGGCCCGCGATCGCCGAGCGTGGGCAGCCGCACGGGACGGGACTGGGCACCTTCCGCTGGGTCGTTGAGCGGACGATCTCCTGGCTGCACGGCTTCCGCCGCTTACGGATCCGCTGGGAACGACGCGACGACATCCACGAGGCCTTCCTCGGACTTGCCGTCTGCCTGATCACTCACCGGCACGTCCAGAGGCTTTGTTAGGGCCTGTTACGCAGTCGCTTGTTGTAGCCGGGCTGCTGAGGCAGGTAAGGGAAGAGATGCCGCAGGTGGGAACAGGCATGGCGAAGCCACCTGGGTCACGTCCGCTGGAGTGGTGTATTGACGGCCACTCGGTGATCTCGTTTTGAGGCTATGCGGTGAGTTCGGTGGGCAGGGCTGTCTCGTCGTTTTCTGACTCGATCGGGTGGAGGCGGGCTTTGGCGAGGAGTTCGATGCCCATGTAGCGGCGGGCTTCGGTCCATTCGTCGTTCTGCTCGGCGAGGACGGCGCCGACCAGGCGGATCAGGGCGGTGCGGTCGGGGAAGATGCCGACCACGTCGGTGCGGCGGCGGATCTCCTTGTTCAGGCGTTCTTGCGGGTTGTTGGACCAGATCTGACGCCAGATCTCGCGCGGGAACGCGGTGAACGCCAGCAGGTCGTGCTGCGCTGTGTCCAAGTGGGCTGCGGCCTTGGGGAACTTGGCTTCCAGTGCGTCCAGGACGTGCCGCATCTGCGCCTGGACAGCGTCGCTGTCGGGCTGTTCGAAGACGGTCCGCAGCAGCGTGGCCACCCAAGGCTGGGCTGATTTCGGAACCTGGCTCAGCAGATTTCGGGCGTAGTGAAGCCGTCAAGAATCAACCTGTTGCTTCGCGATCAGCGGCTCGTTGGCCTGGTATGGCGATCACGGACGAGATGCTGTCCCAACTCGACTGCCGTTTCGCGGTGTTGCTGCCCCATCTCAACGAGAGGCAGCGGCGTCTCGCGGTGGCGGCCGAGGCACGACTGCTGGGCCACGGCGGGGTGCGCGCCGCCGCCCGGGCAGCGGCCGTCAGCGAGACCACCGTGCGCCGGGGGATCACGGAACTGGAAGCCGGCAGCGGGCCGCTGCCCGGTGGGCGCATCCGTGCCGACGGCGGAGGCCGTAAACCGGTCGAGGAGGTCGACCCCGGCCTGGTGAACGCGCTGATGGCCCTGGTCGAGCCTGATGAGCGCGGTGATCCGGAATCCCCGCTGCGGTGGACGACGAAGTCGCTGCGTCACCTGGCCGAGGAACTGACCAGGCAGGGGCACCCGGTCTCCGCGCCGACGGTGGGTCGTCTGCTCAAACAGGCCGGTTTCAGCCTGCAGGGCAACGCCAAGACTCTCGAAGGCACCCAACACCCCGACCGCGACGCCCAGTTTCATTACCTCAACGAGCAGGTCAAACGGCACCAGGCGGCAGGCGAGCCGGTGATCAGCGTTGACACCAAGAAGCGTGAGCAGATCGGACGCCTGCCCATGGCTGGACGCGAGTGGCGTCCGAAGGGCGACCCGGTGCGGGTCGAGGACCATCACTTCTTCTTCAGCGGTCCGAACGTCGAGCAGGCGATCCCGTACGGAATCTACGACATCGCCCACAACACCGGCTGGGTCAACGTCGGGGTCGACCACGACACCTCTACCTTCGCCGTGGAGTCGATCCGCCGCTGGTGGAAGGCTCGCGGGCACGATGACCATCCGCACGCCACCCGGCTACTGATCACCGCGGACGCCGGCGGCTCCAACGGCTACCGCTACCGGGTCTGGAAGAGCGAGCTGGCCGCCCTGGCCGCCGAGACCGGCCTGGCGATCACGGTCTGCCACTTCCCGCCGGGCACTTCGAAGTGGAACAAGATCGAGCACCGGCTGTTCTCCCACATCACTCACAACTGGCGTGGTCGCCCTCTGACCAGCCACGATGTCGTCATCGAGACGATTGCCGCCACCCGGACCCGGGCCGGACTGCGTATCGAGGCCCGCCTGGACCCCGGCGACTACCCCACAGGCATCGCGATCAGCAAGGACCGCTTCGCCGCCCTGCCCCTGGTCAAGCATGAGGTGCACGGCCAGTGGAACTACACCCTGCTGCCTGAACCCGCCTCGGCGCAGGCCCAGCCCGCTGTCGGTGAGGCGCACGGCGTCGCCGACCGGCGCCACTCACTCCTGGCCCGTCTGGCCGACCCGCGGCTGACAGGACTGAGTAGCACACAACTCGCCGACTTGTGCGTCGAGTTGGCCCCACTCCAGGCCGCGCGGGCTCAAGAACGCTACAGCGAACAGCGCGGCGGACGCGCCCGTCGGGCTACCGGCAAACTGCGCGGCAGCAAGCCGGTGTTCGACGACGCGGCCCGGGTGATACTCACCCTCCTCTACCAGCGGCAGGTCTGCTCGATGAAGCTGCTGAGCGACATGCTGGAGGTCACCCCCAACTGCATCGGCCACCTCGTCGCCGAAACCCGGCGCGTCCTGGAAGACCACGGTCACCAGCCCGGATACGCCCCCACCCGCTTCACCACCGAGGCCGAGCTGCTGGCCTTCCTCGACACGGCAACGACTCCGCCGCGCACCCAGATCATGGAGAGCCTGTCCCATCCGCGCCTGACCGGCATGTCCCATGAGGGCCTCGACACACTCGCCCGGCGCCTCGCCCCACGCCAACTCGCTCAGATCGAACGCGCCTCCTACCAGCGCCGGGGCGCCGACCGCCAGCCGGGCAGCCGCGGCGGCATCTTCCCCCAGAAGATCGGCGACAAAGAACGCGTCATCCTCGCCGTCCTCTACCTGCGCAAGCTCTGCACCCTGGACGTCCTCGCCGACGCGCTGGGCGACGTGAGCCGGTCCTTGATCGGCAACGTCGTCCGTGAGATCCGACCCCTGCTCATGGAAGCCGGGCACCTCCCGCCACCGGCCACCACCCGCTACCGCACCGCCGCCGACCTCCTCGCAGCAGCACACAGCGAAGACGACACACCGACAGGTTGATTCTTGACGGCTTCAGTGGGTTCGGCACCGCTGCCGCGATGAACCGGGCAGGACCGCACCGATCGCGTTCACCAGGCCGGTGTGCGCGTCGGAGACGACCAGCTGGACCCCGGACAGGCCGCGGGCGGTCAGGGAGCGCAGGAAGGCGAGCCAGCCGGCACCGTCCTCGCAGGTGGCGACGTCGATGCCGAGGATCTCGCGGTGCCCGTCGGCGTTCACTCCGACCGCGATCAGCGCGTGGACGTTGATGATCCGGCCGCCCTCGCGGACCTTCTGGGTCAGCGCGTCCACCCAGACGAACGCGTAGGGTCCGGCGTCGAGCGGCCGGTTGCGGAACGCCGCGATCTGCTCGTCCAGGTGTTTCGCCATCGCGCTGACCTGCGACTTCGACAGCTGGGTGACGCCCAGGGAGGCGGCGAGTTTCTCGACCCGGCGGGTGGAGACACCGAGCAGGTAGGCGGTCGCGACCACCGAGATCAGGGCCTGTTCGGCTCGTCGGCGGCGTTCGAGGAGCCAGTGAGGGAAGTAACTGCCCTGGCGCAGTTTGGGGACGGCCAGTTCGACGGTGCCGGCCCTCGTGTCCCACTCGCGTGGGCGGTAGCCGTTG
This portion of the Streptomyces canus genome encodes:
- the ltrA gene encoding group II intron reverse transcriptase/maturase, which encodes MNTDELEYVLLKAERRVLEIQTKLHRWASDDPHRRFDDLYNLATDPGFLLVAWDRVRNNKGARTAGVDGETAYYIESVRGLEGFLSELRDDLKARTFRPLPARRRAIPKAGGKVRYLGIATIRDRVVQASLKLVLEPIFEADFLPCSYGFRPNRRAHDAVAEVHHFASRSYEWIVEGDIKACFDEISHSALMDRVRERVGDKRVLDLVKAFLKAGILDEDGTLVDTSAGTPQGSILSPLLSNVALSVLDEHIAQGPGGPGASPYGRAKRRRQGLPNYRLVRYADDWCLLVSGTEAHAEALREEIAGILSTMGLRLSPEKTLITHIDEGLVFLGWRIQRHRKRGTGKQYVYVYPAKKALVTVMAKVKAICRRSTNLSLEDLLRQLNRMLRGWTAYFKYGCSNATFSYLRAYLWKEIIRWQERKHRRVPWKVLRRRYGIWPAEGGMELFDPARVSAKRYYYRGTRIPTLWPSTA
- the ltrA gene encoding group II intron reverse transcriptase/maturase; amino-acid sequence: MQAKLHRWAVADPGRRFDDLFNFVHDPATLQVAFDRVAGNRGANTPGIDGLSATDVEERIGVPGFLDDLRAQLRQGTFRPLPVRERKIPKPGGSGKVRRLGIPVIADRVVQAALKLVLEPIFEADFKPVSYGFRPKRRAQDAIAEIHFYATHGYRWVLDADIAACFDEIDHPALMDRVRTRIKDKRVLTLVKAFLKAGLLTELGEYQDTFTGTPQGGILSPLLANIALTVLDEHLHRGWEPGGELSTDYRRGRRRAIGLPSWRLVRYADDFVVLVDGTRQDTETLREEIAQVLAPMGLRLSPAKTQVVHLSEGFDFLGFHIQWRRKRGTNKWYVYTFIADRPLRSVKAKIRHLTHRTSQQDLAVVLINLNRITHGWAHYFRHAVAKHIFSKLDDLVWWRLVRLLRTRHHWNWSDVRRRLTTPTGRWLPISADGIKLRKISAIPVTRYRYRGNKIPNPWVPAPT
- a CDS encoding transposase — protein: MWRDDVWIVDSTPVECGRSRETVKRSDLAGWAEYGYCASHSRFFWGLRLHLVFTLQGLPVAFALTGAKADERETLLDLLAAEPGLVADRPGQTMIGDRNYFGRGFEQELAEQDIRLLRPASPQGRARAARSALVQAVAASHRVGQRDLQGSTRSRTAPRAHARRRRRPCHAANPRHDRRDLAQRPNRTGRPSLTDRLRPLLNLNS
- a CDS encoding IS5 family transposase (programmed frameshift) is translated as MGKRQSRPWIVSDELWLLIEPLLPERPPKQVEGRPRVPDRQALCGILFVLHTGIQWEYLPQELGFGSGMTCWRRLAAWNEAGVWDQLHQLLLNKLRSKNQLDWSRAVIDSSHVRAARKGPKSGPSPVDRARPGSKHHIITDGQGVPLAVSLTGGNRNDVTQLLPLLDKIPAVAGVVGRPRRRPDMLFADRGYDHDKYRRLLRQRGIRPAIAERGQPHGTGLGTFRWVVERTISWLHGFRRLRIRWERRDDIHEAFLGLAVCLITHRHVQRLC
- a CDS encoding ISAzo13 family transposase, giving the protein MAITDEMLSQLDCRFAVLLPHLNERQRRLAVAAEARLLGHGGVRAAARAAAVSETTVRRGITELEAGSGPLPGGRIRADGGGRKPVEEVDPGLVNALMALVEPDERGDPESPLRWTTKSLRHLAEELTRQGHPVSAPTVGRLLKQAGFSLQGNAKTLEGTQHPDRDAQFHYLNEQVKRHQAAGEPVISVDTKKREQIGRLPMAGREWRPKGDPVRVEDHHFFFSGPNVEQAIPYGIYDIAHNTGWVNVGVDHDTSTFAVESIRRWWKARGHDDHPHATRLLITADAGGSNGYRYRVWKSELAALAAETGLAITVCHFPPGTSKWNKIEHRLFSHITHNWRGRPLTSHDVVIETIAATRTRAGLRIEARLDPGDYPTGIAISKDRFAALPLVKHEVHGQWNYTLLPEPASAQAQPAVGEAHGVADRRHSLLARLADPRLTGLSSTQLADLCVELAPLQAARAQERYSEQRGGRARRATGKLRGSKPVFDDAARVILTLLYQRQVCSMKLLSDMLEVTPNCIGHLVAETRRVLEDHGHQPGYAPTRFTTEAELLAFLDTATTPPRTQIMESLSHPRLTGMSHEGLDTLARRLAPRQLAQIERASYQRRGADRQPGSRGGIFPQKIGDKERVILAVLYLRKLCTLDVLADALGDVSRSLIGNVVREIRPLLMEAGHLPPPATTRYRTAADLLAAAHSEDDTPTG